The following are encoded together in the Bacteroidota bacterium genome:
- a CDS encoding periplasmic heavy metal sensor, producing MRLSGMNSLNRTLFWVFLFLVVINLSVLISFFVLVNRQEKALSTETRDITAGIIRNELDLTETQIPRLCSIQDSFRNHAQPLALAIREKRNEILDHLYSDEPDTLVLNTLVTELTQMQIQLQKANIDHYLQVKSLCNPHQKDKLHKMYCRIYGCREKEHGRQERHRQGWRE from the coding sequence ATGAGACTATCAGGAATGAATTCATTGAACAGAACCCTTTTCTGGGTCTTCCTGTTCCTGGTTGTGATCAATCTTTCCGTGCTGATCTCCTTTTTTGTGCTGGTAAACCGGCAGGAGAAAGCCTTGAGCACTGAGACCCGGGATATCACCGCCGGGATCATCCGCAATGAACTGGATCTCACAGAAACACAAATACCCCGTTTGTGCAGCATACAGGATTCTTTCCGAAATCATGCACAGCCATTGGCATTGGCCATCCGCGAAAAACGAAACGAAATACTGGATCACCTTTACTCCGATGAACCAGACACCCTGGTGTTAAACACCCTGGTCACAGAACTGACCCAGATGCAGATTCAACTCCAGAAAGCCAATATTGATCACTACCTCCAGGTAAAAAGCCTTTGTAACCCTCACCAGAAAGACAAGCTGCACAAAATGTATTGCAGGATCTATGGCTGCCGTGAAAAGGAACATGGCAGGCAGGAACGGCACAGACAGGGATGGAGGGAGTGA